A stretch of the Geovibrio thiophilus genome encodes the following:
- a CDS encoding heavy metal translocating P-type ATPase, giving the protein MTTKTTNRKCAHCLLDVKENSAVKIEKDGETLYFCCHGCLSVYGLIHNAGLDSFYIRRTDWKEGGVDSARISDELFEDDLTEADGECSLDVVLSGVRCSSCIWLVENFFRKDENITYVRVNYATHKARVRWKKGSLSLSDMLEKFRSLGYPPMPAGKGGRNSVLEEERRDYFYRFSVGSFFAMNVMLYTFAMYAGYFHGMDDGLKKFFKLLSWALATPVMFYSGYPFIINSFKSVRNRVLNMDVLVFLGSFSSYIYSVSAVFGDQEVYFDTTCMIITLILLGRFIETGAKLRHSGAVTRLLSYQPQTVRLIRDFEPSAYAEGRLEAVLIPVKSVKTGDFLEVLPGSSVPADGQVIHGESEVDESMLTGEASPVFKTEGADVFAGTSNLNGNLVIECFQAGNGTVLSRIVKAVEEAQAEKAPIQNLADSLVGWFVPVIITIAAGTFCWWYFRSGSGLEGLMNAVSVLVIACPCALGLATPLAVMISTTKTASFGALVRSGEVMETLSHINCWCFDKTGTITRGEMKVADIYDLGSGRTLALAASAERFSSHLISKAVTDYYDGEFLPAENFREIPGNGVEADINGKRVRAGKLKFIAEYAEVTSEMREQHDYFSAKGHTVAAVAEEDELIGFILLSDSVREEAGYTLTELMKRRNRVLILTGDSRKAADKLISALGADGVECLAEVTPFEKAETIRKLRQEGYKVAMVGDGINDAPALTEADAGIAMGKGTDIAIESADAVLMRGDLSVILKLNKTAKKTFTIIKENLFWAFSYNFIAVPLAVTGKIHPIFSAAFMAVSSLIVVFNSMRINSKD; this is encoded by the coding sequence ATGACGACGAAGACGACAAATAGGAAGTGCGCGCACTGCCTGCTGGATGTTAAGGAAAACTCCGCCGTAAAAATCGAAAAAGACGGAGAAACCCTATACTTCTGCTGTCACGGCTGCCTGAGCGTTTACGGACTGATTCATAACGCGGGACTTGATTCCTTCTACATCCGCCGCACGGACTGGAAAGAGGGCGGGGTGGATTCCGCCCGCATTTCGGATGAGCTTTTTGAGGATGACCTCACTGAAGCGGACGGGGAATGCTCTCTTGATGTGGTGCTTTCCGGTGTCCGCTGCTCCTCCTGCATATGGCTGGTGGAAAACTTCTTCCGCAAGGATGAAAACATAACCTATGTGCGGGTGAACTACGCCACGCACAAGGCGAGAGTGCGCTGGAAAAAAGGCTCACTGAGCCTGAGCGACATGCTGGAGAAGTTCCGCTCTCTCGGCTACCCGCCCATGCCTGCGGGCAAAGGAGGCAGGAACAGCGTCCTTGAGGAGGAGCGCAGGGACTACTTCTACCGCTTCTCCGTCGGTTCGTTCTTCGCCATGAACGTAATGCTCTACACATTCGCCATGTATGCCGGATATTTTCACGGCATGGATGACGGGCTTAAGAAATTTTTCAAGCTTCTCTCATGGGCGCTCGCCACGCCTGTAATGTTCTATTCCGGCTATCCGTTCATAATAAACAGCTTTAAATCTGTCCGAAACCGTGTGCTGAATATGGATGTTCTGGTTTTTCTCGGTTCGTTCAGCTCATATATCTACAGCGTGAGCGCTGTTTTCGGCGATCAGGAAGTCTACTTCGATACCACCTGCATGATAATAACCCTCATTCTTCTGGGGAGATTCATAGAAACCGGAGCCAAGCTCCGCCACAGCGGCGCTGTTACCCGTCTTTTGTCATACCAGCCGCAGACTGTGCGGCTGATAAGGGATTTTGAACCCTCTGCATACGCCGAAGGGAGGCTTGAGGCTGTGCTTATTCCTGTCAAATCGGTGAAAACCGGTGATTTCCTTGAGGTTCTGCCCGGTTCCTCCGTGCCAGCTGACGGACAGGTGATCCACGGTGAGAGTGAGGTGGACGAATCCATGCTCACAGGGGAAGCATCCCCCGTGTTCAAGACCGAAGGAGCAGATGTGTTCGCCGGAACGTCAAACCTCAACGGAAACCTTGTGATAGAATGCTTTCAGGCAGGGAACGGAACTGTTCTCTCCCGTATTGTGAAGGCAGTTGAGGAGGCTCAGGCGGAAAAAGCGCCGATCCAGAATCTTGCGGACAGTCTGGTCGGCTGGTTTGTGCCCGTGATAATCACCATAGCCGCGGGAACCTTCTGCTGGTGGTATTTCCGCTCGGGGAGCGGGCTTGAAGGACTGATGAACGCCGTATCCGTTCTGGTTATTGCCTGTCCGTGCGCCTTGGGGCTTGCCACGCCTCTGGCGGTGATGATCTCCACCACGAAGACAGCCTCCTTCGGCGCACTGGTGCGCAGCGGAGAAGTAATGGAAACACTCAGCCACATAAACTGCTGGTGCTTCGACAAAACCGGAACAATTACCAGAGGCGAGATGAAGGTGGCGGATATTTATGATTTAGGCTCGGGGCGGACGCTGGCTTTGGCTGCGTCTGCGGAGCGTTTTTCATCCCACCTCATATCAAAAGCCGTCACCGACTATTATGACGGTGAATTTCTTCCGGCAGAAAACTTCCGTGAAATCCCCGGGAACGGTGTGGAAGCGGACATAAACGGAAAAAGGGTCAGAGCAGGCAAGCTGAAATTCATCGCCGAGTACGCAGAAGTAACGTCCGAAATGCGGGAGCAGCATGACTATTTCTCCGCAAAAGGGCACACTGTGGCGGCGGTTGCGGAAGAGGACGAACTCATCGGCTTCATTCTTCTTTCCGATTCAGTGCGGGAAGAGGCTGGCTACACTCTGACTGAGCTTATGAAGCGCAGAAACAGGGTGCTTATACTCACAGGCGACAGCCGCAAGGCGGCGGATAAGCTTATCAGCGCACTCGGAGCGGACGGAGTAGAATGTCTGGCTGAGGTCACCCCTTTTGAAAAGGCGGAAACAATCAGAAAGCTCAGGCAGGAGGGCTATAAAGTCGCCATGGTCGGTGACGGCATCAATGACGCTCCGGCGCTCACCGAAGCGGATGCGGGCATAGCCATGGGCAAGGGGACTGATATAGCCATAGAAAGCGCGGACGCTGTGCTGATGCGTGGAGATCTCTCCGTGATCTTAAAGTTAAACAAAACCGCTAAAAAGACATTTACTATCATAAAGGAAAACCTTTTCTGGGCTTTCTCCTATAATTTTATCGCCGTTCCTCTCGCCGTGACAGGTAAGATACACCCCATATTCTCCGCCGCTTTCATGGCGGTGAGCTCTCTGATCGTGGTGTTCAACTCAATGCGGATCAACTCGAAGGACTAA
- a CDS encoding sulfite exporter TauE/SafE family protein, with amino-acid sequence MQNLDLLGFLSLGFFGGFGHCIGMCHPFVLYISGRFVGGNRGYSKMYAPHLKYNLGRSVTYAVMGAAAGALGNIATLAGNMAGIQKTSAVFAGVFLILYGLLSFFGYNLLNKLENRFAAEKIMNLIKRIQPKTAFGSGLVLGLIPCGLVYGALIAASASANAAKGAFSMFLFGIGTITAMMLAAVFGNFIMGRRGIFNLLSLILLICMGVWFIWQGVRF; translated from the coding sequence TTGCAGAACCTTGATCTTCTGGGGTTTCTGTCACTCGGTTTTTTCGGGGGGTTCGGGCACTGTATAGGCATGTGCCACCCCTTCGTCCTGTATATCTCAGGCAGATTCGTGGGCGGAAACAGAGGCTACTCCAAGATGTATGCGCCCCATCTGAAATACAACCTCGGACGCTCAGTCACTTACGCTGTGATGGGTGCGGCGGCGGGTGCGCTGGGTAATATAGCTACCCTTGCCGGAAACATGGCGGGTATACAGAAAACATCCGCCGTATTCGCAGGCGTGTTCCTCATACTTTACGGACTGCTGTCCTTCTTCGGCTATAACCTGCTGAACAAGCTGGAAAACAGATTCGCCGCCGAGAAAATAATGAACCTGATCAAAAGGATTCAGCCGAAAACCGCCTTCGGCAGCGGGCTTGTTCTGGGGCTCATACCCTGCGGGCTTGTGTACGGTGCGCTTATCGCCGCCTCCGCCTCAGCAAACGCCGCCAAGGGCGCCTTCTCCATGTTCCTGTTCGGCATAGGCACTATAACCGCTATGATGCTCGCCGCAGTCTTCGGCAACTTCATCATGGGCAGGAGAGGAATCTTCAATCTGCTCAGCCTCATTCTGCTTATCTGTATGGGAGTGTGGTTCATCTGGCAGGGAGTGAGGTTTTAG
- a CDS encoding DUF2318 domain-containing protein, protein MKILFKLMLLGILVMSVAAWSWGGSKTKEAKAQNGVVKIALKDVNDGKAHYYHTEINGKDVKFFVLKSSDGVIRAAFDACDVCYREKKGYSQQGDFMVCNNCGMKFHSMKINEVKGGCNPSPLARTVDKNFVYLKTTDIAAGSMYF, encoded by the coding sequence ATGAAGATTTTGTTTAAATTAATGCTGTTAGGCATTCTTGTTATGTCGGTTGCGGCTTGGAGCTGGGGCGGCAGCAAAACAAAAGAAGCAAAGGCTCAGAACGGCGTGGTCAAAATCGCTCTCAAAGATGTAAACGATGGAAAAGCTCACTATTACCATACAGAAATCAACGGCAAGGACGTCAAGTTCTTTGTTCTCAAAAGCAGTGACGGCGTTATCCGTGCGGCGTTTGATGCCTGTGACGTGTGTTACCGTGAAAAGAAAGGCTATTCCCAGCAGGGTGATTTCATGGTCTGCAACAACTGCGGTATGAAGTTTCACTCCATGAAGATCAATGAGGTTAAGGGCGGCTGCAATCCGTCACCCCTTGCCAGAACGGTGGATAAAAACTTTGTCTATCTCAAGACAACTGATATAGCCGCAGGCTCGATGTACTTCTAG